Proteins encoded within one genomic window of Bradyrhizobium sp. CB1717:
- a CDS encoding DUF2794 domain-containing protein translates to MSLTPEDADPSGQRAAARPAAANAQSNRVTFDRLELHRILNLYGRMVAEGEWRDYAIDFLRDRAVFSVYRRASEVPIYRIEKDPRLARKQGMYSVISATGLILRRGHELDRVLLVIDRKLAVV, encoded by the coding sequence ATGAGCCTGACGCCGGAGGATGCCGATCCGAGCGGGCAGCGCGCGGCGGCGCGCCCCGCCGCTGCGAACGCGCAGTCGAACCGGGTCACCTTCGACCGGCTCGAGCTGCATCGTATTCTCAATCTCTATGGCCGCATGGTTGCCGAGGGCGAGTGGCGCGACTACGCCATCGACTTCCTCAGGGATCGCGCGGTGTTCTCGGTCTATCGCCGCGCCTCGGAAGTGCCGATCTATCGCATCGAGAAGGACCCGCGCCTCGCACGCAAGCAGGGCATGTACAGCGTGATCTCGGCGACGGGCCTGATCCTGCGCCGCGGCCACGAGCTCGACCGCGTGTTGCTGGTGATCGACCGCAAGCTGGCGGTGGTGTAG
- a CDS encoding GNAT family N-acetyltransferase, producing the protein MSAPEIRPTIEADLPAITAIYQQAVREGTATFELDPPDLAEMTRRYRALVDGGYPYFVAILDGRVAGYAYAGAYRPRPAYRFTVENSIYLDPSFHRRGVGSKLLERLITECEARGFRQMIAVIGDSANAGSIGVHTRGGFKMIGTHPNVGLKFGRWLDTVMMQRDLGEGAKTVPTK; encoded by the coding sequence ATGTCCGCACCTGAAATCAGGCCCACCATCGAGGCCGACCTTCCCGCCATCACCGCCATCTACCAGCAGGCCGTCCGCGAGGGCACGGCGACGTTCGAGCTGGATCCGCCCGACCTCGCCGAGATGACGCGCCGCTATCGCGCGCTGGTCGACGGCGGCTATCCCTATTTCGTCGCGATCCTCGACGGGCGCGTGGCCGGATACGCCTATGCCGGCGCCTACCGGCCGCGGCCGGCCTACCGCTTCACCGTGGAGAACTCGATCTATCTCGATCCCTCCTTCCACCGCCGCGGCGTCGGCTCAAAGCTGCTGGAGCGGCTGATCACCGAATGCGAGGCGCGCGGCTTCCGCCAGATGATCGCGGTGATCGGCGATTCCGCCAACGCCGGCTCGATCGGCGTGCATACCAGGGGCGGCTTCAAGATGATCGGCACGCATCCCAATGTCGGGCTGAAATTCGGCCGCTGGCTTGATACGGTGATGATGCAGCGCGACCTCGGCGAGGGCGCGAAGACGGTGCCAACAAAGTAG
- a CDS encoding Bax inhibitor-1/YccA family protein, with protein MSDLDRNYASPFGRAAGRVDAATVDAGLRAYMLRIYNYMSIGLAITGLAALGVYMAAVTDVPTADAVRVGKLFLTPFGYAMFVSPLKWLFMLAPLAMVFVISAGINRLAPSTAQILFWVFSALMGISLSSIFLVFTHTSIVRVFFITAATFGALSLYGYTTKRDLTGMGSFLFMGLIGIIIASLVNLFLASSMLQFIVSVVGVLVFAGLTAWDTQRLKNDYIYGYASAGGDIAERAAITGALSLYLNFINLFTLLLQLLGQRD; from the coding sequence ATGTCGGACCTAGACCGTAACTACGCTTCTCCTTTCGGCAGGGCCGCCGGGCGTGTCGACGCCGCGACGGTCGATGCCGGCCTGCGCGCTTATATGCTGCGCATCTACAATTACATGAGCATTGGCCTCGCCATCACGGGCCTTGCCGCGCTCGGCGTCTACATGGCCGCCGTGACCGACGTCCCGACGGCGGACGCCGTCCGCGTCGGCAAGCTGTTCCTGACGCCGTTCGGCTACGCGATGTTCGTCAGCCCCCTGAAGTGGCTGTTCATGCTCGCGCCGCTCGCGATGGTGTTCGTGATCTCGGCGGGCATCAACCGCCTCGCCCCCTCGACCGCCCAGATCCTGTTCTGGGTGTTCTCGGCGCTGATGGGCATCTCGCTGTCGTCGATCTTCCTGGTGTTCACCCACACCTCGATCGTGCGGGTGTTCTTCATCACCGCGGCGACCTTCGGTGCGCTCAGCCTCTACGGCTACACCACCAAGCGTGACCTGACCGGCATGGGCTCGTTCCTGTTCATGGGCCTGATCGGCATCATCATCGCGAGCCTTGTGAACCTGTTCCTGGCGAGCTCGATGCTGCAGTTCATCGTGTCGGTGGTCGGCGTGCTGGTGTTCGCGGGCCTCACCGCCTGGGATACGCAGCGGCTGAAGAACGACTACATCTACGGCTACGCCTCGGCCGGCGGTGACATCGCAGAGCGTGCGGCCATCACCGGCGCGCTGTCGCTGTACCTGAACTTCATCAACCTGTTCACGCTGCTCCTGCAGCTCCTCGGCCAGCGCGACTGA
- a CDS encoding FtsX-like permease family protein — MSAAAEPFAKPNAVALSLRYALRELRGGLRGFYVFIACIALGVMAIAGVGSVSASLSDGLAREGRTLLGGDVSFVLFQREAKPDEVAFLRSRGTVSTAATLRGMARSADGKLALVEMKAVDDTYPMLGQLTLAPPLPMADLLAMRDGAFGAAADPTLLARLSLKTGDRVTIGSATFQIRSTVEAEPDKLAGGIGFGPRFLISEEALRATGLIQPGSLVRWVYRVKLPDSANNERATEAFIADARNAAPQAGWEIRSRSNASPQLERNISRFTQFLTLVGLAALLVGGVGVANAVKSHIDRKLEVIAAFKAVGATGRDVFGIYLAQVLLLAAIGSVIGLALGAAMPFAIVGLFGKLLPLPVVPAVHADELALSFVYGLLTALAFGLWPLGRVHDVPVAALFRDTISSEWHRPRLGYLVFMGVVIALLVAVVIGLSFDKRIAAVFVASSVVVFALLRGIAALLMTVARRLPRSRLPMLRLAIANIHRPGALTPSVVLSLGLGLAVLVTITQIDGNLRRQFLAALPDRAPSFFFIDIPSTQAEQFDVYLRQIAPSAKVEDVPMLRGRIVAARGVRAEELKPTTDSEWVLQSDRGLTYTAEMPKGSKVVEGEWWSADYAGPPLVSMEKKIADGLGLKLGDEVVVNVLGRDIPAKISNLRNIDWQGMGINFVLVFSPNAFKGAPHTHIATLTETGGDAAGDGKIIKQVADAYPMVTSVRVREVMETVGSVVTNLALAIRGASAVTLISAILVLGGALAAGHRHRVYDAVILKTLGATRLRLLGAYALEYLLIGLATAVFGVIAGSIAAWMIVTRLMTLSFVWQAGSAAGVVVAALIVTVGLGLAGTLLALNKKPATVLRNL; from the coding sequence ATGAGCGCTGCTGCCGAACCGTTCGCGAAGCCGAACGCCGTCGCACTGTCGCTGCGCTACGCGCTGCGCGAATTGCGCGGCGGCCTGCGCGGCTTCTACGTCTTCATCGCCTGCATCGCGCTCGGCGTGATGGCGATCGCCGGCGTCGGCTCGGTCTCGGCGAGCCTGTCCGACGGGCTCGCCCGCGAAGGCCGCACGCTGCTCGGCGGCGACGTGTCGTTCGTGCTGTTCCAGCGCGAGGCCAAGCCCGACGAGGTCGCCTTCCTGCGCTCGCGCGGCACCGTCTCGACCGCCGCAACGCTGCGCGGCATGGCGCGCTCGGCCGATGGCAAGCTCGCACTGGTCGAGATGAAGGCCGTCGACGACACCTACCCGATGCTGGGACAGCTGACGCTGGCGCCACCACTGCCGATGGCCGACCTGCTCGCGATGCGCGACGGCGCGTTCGGCGCCGCCGCCGATCCGACGCTGCTGGCGCGGCTCTCGCTGAAGACCGGCGATCGCGTCACCATTGGATCTGCGACCTTCCAGATCCGCTCGACCGTCGAGGCCGAGCCGGACAAGCTCGCCGGCGGCATCGGCTTCGGCCCGCGCTTCCTGATCAGCGAGGAGGCCTTGCGCGCCACCGGGCTGATCCAGCCCGGCAGCCTGGTGCGCTGGGTGTACCGGGTGAAGCTGCCCGACAGCGCCAACAACGAGCGCGCCACCGAAGCCTTCATCGCGGACGCGCGTAATGCGGCGCCGCAGGCCGGCTGGGAGATCCGCAGCCGTTCCAACGCCTCGCCGCAGCTGGAGCGCAACATCAGCCGCTTCACCCAGTTCCTGACGCTGGTCGGCCTCGCCGCGCTGCTGGTCGGCGGCGTCGGCGTCGCCAACGCCGTCAAGAGCCATATCGACCGCAAGCTCGAGGTGATCGCGGCCTTCAAGGCCGTCGGCGCCACGGGCCGCGATGTGTTCGGGATTTATCTGGCGCAGGTTCTCCTGCTCGCCGCGATCGGCTCGGTGATTGGCCTCGCGCTCGGCGCCGCCATGCCCTTCGCCATCGTCGGGCTGTTCGGAAAACTGCTGCCGCTGCCGGTGGTGCCGGCCGTGCATGCCGACGAGCTCGCACTGTCCTTCGTCTATGGCCTGCTGACCGCGCTCGCCTTCGGCCTGTGGCCGCTCGGGCGCGTGCACGACGTGCCGGTGGCGGCGCTGTTCCGCGACACCATCAGCTCCGAATGGCACCGGCCGCGCCTCGGCTATCTCGTGTTCATGGGCGTCGTGATCGCCCTCCTCGTCGCGGTCGTGATCGGGCTCTCCTTCGACAAGCGCATCGCCGCGGTGTTCGTGGCCTCCTCCGTCGTCGTGTTCGCCCTGCTGCGCGGCATCGCCGCCCTGCTGATGACAGTCGCGCGGCGGTTGCCGCGGTCGCGGCTGCCGATGCTGCGGCTTGCGATCGCCAACATCCACCGGCCGGGCGCGTTGACGCCCTCGGTCGTGCTGTCGCTGGGCCTTGGGCTCGCCGTGCTCGTCACCATCACCCAGATTGACGGCAATCTGCGCCGGCAGTTCCTCGCGGCGCTGCCCGACCGCGCTCCGTCGTTCTTCTTCATCGACATCCCGAGCACGCAGGCCGAGCAATTCGACGTCTATCTGCGCCAGATCGCCCCTAGCGCGAAGGTCGAGGACGTGCCGATGCTGCGCGGGCGCATCGTCGCCGCGCGCGGCGTGCGCGCCGAGGAGCTCAAGCCCACCACCGATTCCGAATGGGTGCTGCAGAGCGACCGCGGCCTGACCTACACGGCCGAGATGCCGAAGGGGTCCAAGGTGGTCGAGGGCGAGTGGTGGAGCGCGGACTATGCCGGCCCGCCGCTGGTCTCGATGGAGAAGAAGATCGCCGACGGGCTCGGCCTCAAGCTCGGCGACGAGGTGGTGGTCAACGTGCTCGGCCGCGACATCCCGGCGAAGATCAGCAATCTGCGCAACATCGACTGGCAGGGGATGGGCATCAATTTCGTGCTGGTGTTCTCGCCCAACGCGTTCAAGGGCGCGCCCCACACCCATATCGCGACGCTGACGGAGACGGGCGGCGATGCCGCCGGCGACGGCAAGATCATCAAGCAGGTGGCCGACGCCTACCCCATGGTGACGAGCGTGCGCGTGCGCGAGGTGATGGAGACGGTCGGCTCGGTCGTGACCAATCTGGCGCTGGCGATCCGCGGCGCCAGCGCGGTGACCCTGATCTCGGCGATCCTGGTGCTGGGCGGGGCGCTCGCCGCCGGCCACCGTCACCGGGTCTATGATGCGGTAATCCTTAAGACCCTGGGCGCGACGCGGCTGCGGCTGCTCGGCGCCTATGCGCTCGAATACCTCCTGATCGGGCTCGCCACCGCCGTGTTCGGCGTGATCGCCGGCAGCATCGCGGCCTGGATGATCGTGACGCGGCTGATGACGCTCAGCTTCGTCTGGCAGGCCGGCAGCGCGGCCGGCGTGGTGGTGGCCGCCCTGATCGTCACGGTCGGGCTCGGGCTCGCCGGCACGCTGCTGGCGTTGAACAAAAAGCCCGCCACGGTGTTGCGGAATTTGTGA
- a CDS encoding ABC transporter ATP-binding protein → MDTYSSSLATTAMDTIAISNVNLSLGTGAARVHILKDISLRVASGETIGLIGPSGSGKSTLLMVMAGLERPDSGEVVVNGTPFNALDEDALARFRGRQVGIVFQSFHLIPTMTALENVAVPLELAGNPDAAKRAAEELRSVGLGDRLHHYPTQLSGGEQQRVALARALAPDPAILVADEPTGNLDEATGKQIVDLLFTKHAERGMTLVLVTHDSSLAHRCDRVIRLRSGRIDTQSAPA, encoded by the coding sequence ATGGACACCTATTCCTCTTCGCTCGCCACGACCGCGATGGACACCATCGCCATCTCCAACGTCAATCTCTCATTGGGCACGGGCGCGGCACGCGTTCACATCCTCAAGGATATCAGCCTGCGCGTCGCCTCGGGCGAGACGATCGGCCTGATCGGCCCGTCAGGCTCGGGCAAATCCACGCTGCTGATGGTGATGGCTGGGCTGGAGCGTCCTGATAGCGGAGAGGTGGTGGTCAATGGCACGCCTTTCAATGCCCTCGACGAGGACGCGCTAGCCCGCTTCCGCGGCCGCCAGGTCGGCATCGTCTTCCAGTCCTTCCATCTGATCCCGACCATGACGGCGCTGGAGAACGTCGCCGTGCCGCTCGAGCTTGCCGGCAATCCCGACGCCGCCAAGCGCGCGGCAGAGGAGCTGCGATCGGTCGGCCTCGGCGATCGCCTGCATCATTATCCGACGCAGCTCTCCGGCGGCGAGCAGCAGCGCGTTGCGCTTGCGCGCGCGCTGGCGCCCGATCCCGCCATCCTCGTCGCCGACGAGCCGACCGGCAATCTCGATGAGGCCACCGGAAAGCAGATCGTCGACCTGCTCTTCACCAAGCATGCCGAGCGCGGCATGACCTTGGTGCTGGTGACGCACGATTCCTCGCTGGCGCATCGCTGCGATCGCGTCATCCGTCTGCGCTCCGGGCGCATCGATACGCAGTCTGCGCCCGCATGA
- a CDS encoding arylesterase, with amino-acid sequence MHIAVLMLVLMTIANPAWADATKPVKLVVLGDSLSAGLGLPAQEAFPQKLQKALQAKGIAVDMTNAGVSGDTTSGGRDRLDWSVPDGTDGVIVELGANDALRGIDPALTRTALTDIVQRLKARKIPVMLCGMLAPPNYGADYAARFNSIYPDLAKQFGVPLYPFFLEGVAADAKLNQADGIHPTAAGVDIIVGNIMPTVEAFIGTITEQRR; translated from the coding sequence ATGCACATAGCCGTGTTGATGCTCGTCTTGATGACAATTGCGAACCCGGCTTGGGCGGACGCGACAAAGCCGGTCAAGCTTGTCGTTCTCGGCGATTCCTTGAGCGCGGGCCTTGGCCTCCCGGCCCAGGAGGCGTTCCCCCAAAAACTCCAAAAAGCCTTGCAGGCCAAAGGCATAGCGGTCGACATGACCAATGCCGGCGTGTCCGGCGACACCACCTCCGGCGGCCGCGACCGGCTCGACTGGTCTGTGCCTGACGGAACCGACGGCGTCATCGTCGAGCTCGGCGCCAACGACGCGCTGCGCGGCATCGATCCCGCCCTGACGCGCACGGCGCTGACCGACATCGTGCAGCGGCTCAAGGCGCGGAAGATTCCAGTGATGCTGTGCGGCATGCTGGCGCCGCCGAATTACGGCGCCGACTACGCGGCGCGCTTCAATTCGATCTATCCGGATCTGGCCAAGCAATTCGGCGTGCCGCTCTATCCGTTCTTCCTCGAGGGCGTTGCGGCCGACGCCAAGCTCAACCAGGCCGACGGCATCCATCCGACCGCGGCCGGCGTCGACATCATCGTCGGCAACATCATGCCCACGGTGGAGGCATTCATTGGCACGATAACCGAGCAACGGCGTTGA
- the thpR gene encoding RNA 2',3'-cyclic phosphodiesterase: protein MPRLFTGLEIPAEIGQSLSNLRGGLPGARWIDPENYHVTLRFIGDIDGLYANEIASMLFRVDRKPFEVKVQGLTSFGGRKPRAVVATIAPSKPLMELQAELERMMQRIGLDPEGRKFIPHVTLARLHDASDRDVADYLSLRGYFPSKAFMAERFVLFSSRASTGGGPYVVEDAYELCE from the coding sequence ATGCCGCGTTTGTTCACTGGTCTGGAAATTCCGGCCGAGATCGGCCAGTCGCTTTCCAATCTCAGGGGCGGCCTTCCCGGCGCCCGGTGGATCGATCCCGAAAATTATCACGTCACCCTGCGCTTCATCGGCGACATCGACGGCCTCTACGCCAACGAGATCGCCTCGATGCTGTTTCGCGTCGACCGCAAGCCGTTCGAGGTGAAGGTGCAGGGGCTGACCAGTTTTGGCGGCCGCAAACCGAGGGCGGTCGTTGCGACGATTGCACCGAGCAAGCCGCTGATGGAATTGCAGGCCGAGCTCGAGCGCATGATGCAGCGGATCGGTCTCGACCCCGAGGGACGCAAGTTCATCCCGCATGTGACGCTGGCGCGCTTGCACGACGCTTCCGACCGCGACGTCGCCGACTATCTGTCGCTGCGCGGCTATTTTCCAAGCAAGGCGTTCATGGCCGAACGCTTCGTGCTGTTCTCCTCGCGCGCATCGACGGGCGGCGGCCCCTATGTCGTCGAGGACGCCTACGAGCTGTGTGAGTAG
- the zapE gene encoding cell division protein ZapE, with amino-acid sequence MLSTQNSSFREAYQAEIASGAIEPDAAQAEVAEAYAALDQRLASYKPARKQGLLSRLFSSSDKDDAPRGLYIHGEVGRGKTMLMDLFFQHSSVEHKRRAHFHEFMADVHERIYDYRQGIARGEIADGDVIALTATAIFEESWLLCFDEFHVTDIADAMILGRLFAKLFELGTVVVATSNVAPDDLYKGGLNRSLFLPFIKQITDHMDVARLDARTDFRLEKLQGVPMWLTPADGDADAALDRAWSKMSGGAKCRPRDISIKGRILHVPCSAHGVARFSFADLCEKPLGASDYLRLAHDYHTILVDHIPVMDFSQRNAAKRFITLIDTLYDNAVKLMASADANPISLYLATEGNEAMEFKRTASRLIEMSSESYLALPHGRKDSTASGSTKGLVET; translated from the coding sequence ATGCTCTCCACCCAAAATTCCTCATTCCGCGAGGCATACCAGGCCGAGATCGCGTCCGGCGCGATCGAGCCGGATGCCGCGCAGGCCGAGGTCGCCGAGGCCTATGCGGCGCTCGACCAGCGGCTCGCAAGTTACAAGCCCGCGCGCAAGCAAGGGCTGCTCAGCCGCCTGTTCAGCAGCAGCGACAAGGACGACGCGCCGCGCGGGCTCTACATCCATGGCGAGGTCGGCCGCGGCAAGACCATGCTGATGGATCTGTTCTTTCAGCACTCTAGCGTCGAGCACAAGCGCCGCGCGCATTTCCACGAATTCATGGCGGATGTGCATGAGCGCATCTACGACTATCGCCAGGGCATCGCGCGCGGCGAGATCGCCGACGGCGACGTCATCGCGCTGACGGCGACGGCGATCTTCGAGGAGAGCTGGCTGCTCTGCTTCGACGAATTCCACGTCACCGACATCGCGGACGCGATGATCCTGGGACGCCTGTTCGCAAAGCTGTTCGAGCTCGGCACCGTGGTGGTCGCGACCTCCAACGTTGCGCCCGACGATCTCTACAAGGGCGGCCTCAACCGCTCCCTGTTCCTGCCCTTCATCAAGCAGATCACCGACCACATGGACGTCGCGCGGCTCGACGCGCGCACCGACTTCCGGCTGGAGAAGCTGCAGGGCGTGCCGATGTGGCTGACGCCGGCCGATGGCGATGCGGATGCCGCGCTCGACCGCGCCTGGTCGAAAATGTCGGGCGGCGCCAAATGCAGGCCGCGCGACATCTCGATCAAGGGCCGCATCCTGCACGTGCCGTGCTCGGCGCACGGCGTGGCGCGGTTCTCCTTCGCCGATCTCTGCGAGAAGCCGCTCGGTGCATCCGACTACCTCAGGCTGGCGCACGACTATCACACCATCCTGGTCGACCATATTCCAGTGATGGACTTCTCCCAGCGCAACGCTGCCAAGCGCTTCATCACGCTGATCGATACGCTCTATGACAATGCCGTGAAGCTGATGGCCTCGGCCGACGCCAACCCGATCTCGCTCTACCTCGCCACCGAAGGCAACGAGGCCATGGAGTTCAAGCGGACCGCATCACGCCTGATCGAGATGAGCTCGGAATCCTATCTGGCACTGCCTCACGGCCGCAAGGATTCCACCGCGAGCGGCTCCACCAAGGGCCTGGTGGAGACTTAA
- the mdh gene encoding malate dehydrogenase, which yields MARDKIALIGSGQIGGTLAHLIGLKELGDVVMFDIAEGVPQGKALDIAQSSPVDGFDAHYTGANSYEALDNAKVCIVTAGVPRKPGMSRDDLLSINLKVMEQVGAGIKKYAPDAFVICITNPLDAMVWALQKASGLPHKKVVGMAGVLDSARFRYFLADEFNVSVEDVTAFVLGGHGDTMVPLVKYSTVAGIPLPDLVKMGWTSQARLDEIVDRTRNGGAEIVNLLKTGSAFYAPAASAIAMAESYLRDKKRVLPSAAYLNGEYGVKDMYVGVPVVIGSKGVERVVEIELAGKDREAFDKSVGAVQGLVDACKKIAPDLLGR from the coding sequence ATGGCGCGCGACAAGATTGCTTTGATTGGCTCCGGTCAGATCGGCGGAACGCTGGCTCACCTCATCGGCCTGAAAGAACTGGGCGACGTCGTGATGTTCGACATCGCCGAGGGCGTGCCGCAGGGCAAGGCGCTCGACATCGCGCAGTCCTCGCCGGTCGACGGTTTCGACGCCCACTACACCGGCGCCAACTCCTACGAGGCGCTCGACAACGCCAAGGTCTGCATCGTCACCGCCGGCGTGCCGCGCAAGCCCGGCATGAGCCGCGACGACCTCCTCTCCATCAACCTCAAGGTCATGGAGCAGGTCGGTGCCGGCATCAAGAAGTACGCCCCCGACGCCTTCGTCATCTGCATCACCAACCCGCTCGACGCGATGGTCTGGGCGCTGCAGAAGGCTTCGGGCCTGCCGCACAAGAAGGTCGTCGGCATGGCCGGCGTGCTCGACTCCGCGCGCTTCCGCTACTTCCTGGCCGACGAATTCAACGTCTCCGTTGAAGACGTCACCGCCTTCGTGCTCGGCGGCCATGGCGACACCATGGTGCCGCTGGTGAAGTACTCCACAGTCGCCGGCATCCCGCTGCCCGACCTCGTGAAGATGGGCTGGACCTCGCAGGCGCGCCTCGACGAGATCGTCGACCGCACCCGCAACGGCGGCGCCGAGATCGTCAATTTGCTCAAGACCGGCTCGGCCTTCTACGCCCCGGCCGCGTCCGCGATCGCGATGGCCGAGAGCTATCTGCGTGACAAGAAGCGCGTGCTGCCCTCGGCCGCCTACCTCAACGGCGAATACGGCGTGAAGGACATGTATGTCGGCGTGCCCGTCGTGATCGGCTCCAAGGGTGTCGAGCGCGTCGTCGAGATCGAGCTCGCCGGCAAGGACCGCGAAGCCTTCGACAAGTCGGTCGGTGCCGTGCAGGGCCTGGTCGACGCCTGCAAGAAGATCGCCCCCGATCTTCTCGGCCGCTAA
- the sucC gene encoding ADP-forming succinate--CoA ligase subunit beta produces MNIHEYQAKALLGEFGVPISKGVPVLKAADAEAAAKALPGPVYVVKSQIHAGGRGKGKFKEASAGDKGGVRIAKSAAEVSEFAKQMLGATLVTIQTGPAGKQVNRLYIEDGSDIDKEFYLSLLVDRETSRVSFVVSTEGGVNIEDVAHNTPEKIVTFSVDPATGIMGHHGRTVANALKLSGDLAKQAEKLTAQLYAAFVAKDMSMLEINPLVVTKQGQLRVLDAKVSFDDNALFRHPEVLALRDETEEDAKEIEASKYDLNYVTLDGNIGCMVNGAGLAMATMDIIKLYGMAPANFLDVGGSASKEKVAAAFKIITADPNVKGILVNIFGGIMKCDVIAEGVTAAVREVGLSVPLVVRLEGTNVELGKKIIRESGLNVVPADNLDDAAQKIVKAVKGG; encoded by the coding sequence ATGAATATCCATGAATATCAGGCCAAAGCGCTGCTGGGTGAGTTCGGCGTGCCGATCTCCAAGGGCGTCCCGGTCCTTAAAGCCGCAGACGCGGAAGCCGCCGCCAAGGCGCTGCCCGGTCCGGTCTATGTGGTGAAGAGCCAGATCCATGCCGGCGGCCGCGGCAAGGGCAAGTTCAAGGAAGCCTCGGCCGGCGACAAGGGCGGCGTGCGCATCGCCAAGTCGGCCGCGGAGGTTTCCGAATTCGCCAAGCAGATGCTCGGCGCCACGCTCGTGACGATCCAGACCGGCCCCGCCGGCAAGCAGGTCAACCGCCTCTACATCGAGGACGGCTCGGACATCGACAAGGAGTTCTATCTCTCGCTCCTGGTCGACCGCGAGACCTCGCGCGTCTCCTTCGTCGTTTCGACCGAAGGCGGCGTCAACATCGAGGACGTCGCGCACAACACGCCCGAGAAGATCGTGACCTTCTCGGTCGATCCCGCGACCGGCATCATGGGCCATCACGGCCGCACGGTTGCGAACGCGCTGAAGCTCTCCGGTGATCTCGCCAAGCAGGCGGAAAAGCTCACCGCGCAGCTCTACGCCGCTTTCGTCGCCAAGGACATGTCGATGCTGGAGATCAACCCGCTGGTCGTGACCAAGCAGGGCCAGCTCCGCGTGCTCGACGCCAAGGTGTCGTTCGACGACAACGCGCTGTTCCGTCATCCCGAGGTGCTCGCGCTGCGCGACGAGACCGAGGAAGACGCCAAGGAAATCGAGGCGTCCAAGTACGACCTCAACTACGTCACCCTCGACGGCAACATCGGCTGCATGGTCAACGGCGCCGGTCTTGCCATGGCGACGATGGACATCATCAAGCTCTACGGCATGGCGCCGGCGAACTTCCTCGACGTCGGCGGCAGCGCCAGCAAGGAGAAGGTTGCGGCCGCGTTCAAGATCATCACCGCCGATCCCAACGTGAAGGGCATTTTGGTCAACATCTTCGGCGGCATCATGAAATGCGACGTGATCGCCGAGGGCGTCACCGCTGCGGTTCGTGAGGTCGGCCTCAGCGTGCCGCTGGTGGTTCGCCTCGAAGGCACCAATGTCGAGCTCGGCAAGAAGATCATCCGTGAGTCCGGACTGAACGTGGTGCCGGCCGACAATCTCGACGACGCCGCGCAGAAGATCGTGAAGGCCGTCAAGGGAGGCTAA
- a CDS encoding DUF1579 family protein: MTQDHLAASSPLPEHARLAAFAGEWDGEEMVFPSRWTAGGPATSHVVARMDLNGFYLIQDAVQIRDGKQSFATHGLFTFDRDDRTYKLFWYDSLGYTPPSPASGGWVGQTLTLVRGSLRGNARHVYEILNEDSYSLKIQFSPDAEGWADVLTGVYRRIH; the protein is encoded by the coding sequence ATGACCCAGGACCATCTCGCCGCATCATCTCCGCTCCCCGAGCACGCGCGCCTCGCCGCGTTCGCCGGCGAATGGGATGGTGAGGAGATGGTCTTCCCGTCGCGCTGGACGGCGGGCGGGCCGGCAACGTCGCACGTCGTCGCGCGCATGGACCTCAATGGATTTTATCTGATCCAGGACGCGGTCCAGATCCGCGACGGCAAGCAGAGCTTTGCCACCCACGGCCTCTTCACCTTCGACCGCGACGACCGGACCTACAAATTGTTCTGGTACGACTCGCTCGGTTACACGCCGCCCTCGCCCGCCTCCGGCGGTTGGGTCGGCCAGACCCTGACGCTGGTGCGCGGCTCGCTCCGCGGCAATGCGCGCCACGTCTACGAGATCCTCAATGAGGATTCCTACTCGTTGAAGATCCAGTTCTCGCCGGACGCGGAAGGCTGGGCTGACGTCCTCACCGGCGTCTACCGCCGCATCCACTGA